The following proteins come from a genomic window of Coffea arabica cultivar ET-39 chromosome 11c, Coffea Arabica ET-39 HiFi, whole genome shotgun sequence:
- the LOC113717015 gene encoding cytosolic sulfotransferase 12-like, protein MPLHTETSSTPLPPKYLQDDKLTQECEELLPSLPKEKGWVSSYLYQYRGFWHSARQLQGVVACQKHFEAQDSDIFLVTTPKSGTTWLKALLFALVNRMQYSFMEQHPLLMHSPHELVPYLDSKIYVENQTPDLSSFTSPRLFATHLPLVSLPQSVHECPCKIVYLCRDPKDTFVSLWHFANKLRLENMESNSLEDVFDRFCKGVSVYAPFWDHVLGYWKESLENPDKVLFLKYEDLKEKPTSQLKKISDFLGYPFSSEEEASGLLEGIIDLCSFDKLSNLEVNKSGKLSSGEENKAFFRRGEVGDWVKFLNAKMVARLNSITQQKFDASGLKL, encoded by the coding sequence ATGCCTCTACATACCGAGACTAGTAGTACTCCTCTTCCTCCAAAGTACTTACAAGATGATAAACTGACTCAAGAATGCGAGGAGCTGCTGCCTTCTCTACCCAAAGAAAAAGGATGGGTTTCATCTTATCTTTACCAATACCGAGGTTTTTGGCACTCCGCCCGGCAGCTTCAAGgtgtcgttgcatgtcaaaaaCACTTTGAAGCTCAAGATTCTGACATTTTCCTCGTCACTACTCCCAAATCCGGGACTACATGGCTGAAAGCCCTTCTATTCGCTTTAGTTAACCGCATGCAGTATTCTTTTATGGAACAGCATCCACTGCTCATGCATAGCCCTCATGAGCTTGTTCCTTATCTGGATTCAAAGATCTATGTCGAGAACCAAACTCCTGACCTCTCTTCCTTCACCAGTCCTAGACTTTTCGCCACTCATTTGCCATTAGTTTCATTGCCACAATCCGTGCATGAATGTCCCTGCAAGATTGTTTATCTCTGCCGAGATCCTAAGGATACCTTTGTATCCCTGTGGCATTTCGCGAACAAGCTGAGGCTTGAGAACATGGAAAGTAATTCGCTTGAAGATGTTTTCGACAGGTTCTGTAAGGGAGTAAGCGTATATGCACCCTTTTGGGACCATGTTTTAGGTTACTGGAAAGAAAGCTTGGAAAACCCGGATAAGGTTCTTTTCTTGAAGTATGAGGATTTGAAAGAAAAGCCCACTTCCCAGTTGAAGAAAATATCTGACTTCTTGGGGTATCCGTTTTCTTCTGAGGAGGAAGCATCAGGACTCCTGGAGGGAATCATTGACCTTTGTAGCTTTGATAAGTTGAGCAACTTGGAGGTGAACAAGAGTGGGAAGTTGTCTTCTGGTGAAGAAAATAAGGCCTTCTTCAGGCGAGGTGAGGTTGGGGACTGGGTGAAATTTCTGAATGCTAAGATGGTAGCTCGGCTAAATTCCATTACTCAACAAAAGTTTGATGCATCTGGGCTAAAACTATAG
- the LOC113715466 gene encoding cytosolic sulfotransferase 13 — protein sequence MLNISFWYYLLGSMSISQSSAAPKYLQEDEIVPECKDLLSTLPKEKGWAEPHLYKYQGFWYPAWQFQGVLECQQHFQAQDTDILLVSAPKCGTTWLKALAFTIINRNSHSIDDPGKHPLFYNNPHDLVHQIELESHIDNPIFNPSSPRLFATHLPYISLPKCAKNSECKLVYICRNPKDTFISLWHFMNELRLNHLASISLEVAFDKFCRGVSIFGPFWDHVSDYWEESRKRPNKVLFLKYEDMKEDPNLHVKRLAEFFGVPFSIEEATSGVVDGIIKLCSFENLSKLKVNKDGKLPSGVENKTFFRRGGVGDWKNYLWPVMVERLDYLTEEKFQGSGLHL from the coding sequence ATGCTAAACATTTCTTTCTGGTACTATCTTCTTGGATCAATGTCAATATCTCAATCTTCTGCAGCGCCAAAGTACTTGCAAGAGGATGAAATAGTCCCAGAATGCAAGGACCTGCTTTCAACTCtaccaaaagaaaagggatggGCTGAACCTCATCTCTACAAGTATCAAGGTTTTTGGTATCCGGCCTGGCAATTCCAAGGAGTTCTTGAATGTCAACAACACTTCCAAGCTCAAGACACCGATATTCTCCTCGTCTCAGCCCCCAAATGTGGCACAACTTGGTTGAAAGCCTTAGCTTTCACCATAATCAATCGCAATTCACACTCCATTGATGATCCTGGAAAGCACCCTTTATTCTATAACAATCCTCACGACCTTGTACATCAGATAGAACTTGAATCCCACATTGATAACCCGATCTTCAACCCCTCTTCACCTAGACTCTTTGCAACACATTTGCCTTATATTTCGCTGCCAAAATGCGCCAAGAATTCAGAATGTaagcttgtatatatatgccgAAACCCGAAGGACACTTTCATATCTCTTTGGCACTTCATGAATGAGTTAAGACTCAATCATTTGGCGTCTATTTCTCTTGAAGTAGCCTTTGACAAGTTCTGCAGAGGAGTCAGCATTTTTGGACCCTTTTGGGATCATGTGTCAGACTATTGGGAAGAAAGCAGAAAAAGGCCTAATAAAGTTCTCTTCTTGAAGTATGAAGACATGAAAGAAGATCCCAATCTCCATGTCAAACGCTTGGCTGAGTTTTTTGGGGTCCCTTTTTCTATAGAGGAAGCGACATCAGGGGTGGTGGATGGAATCATAAAGTTGTGTAGCTTTGAAAATTTGAGCAAATTGAAGGTGAACAAGGATGGAAAGTTGCCAAGTGGTGTAGAAAACAAAACATTCTTTCGGCGAGGCGGAGTTGGAGACTGGAAAAACTATTTGTGGCCTGTAATGGTGGAAAGATTGGACTATCTTACTGAAGAGAAGTTCCAAGGTTCTGGATTGCATCTCTAA